The Raphanus sativus cultivar WK10039 chromosome 6, ASM80110v3, whole genome shotgun sequence sequence TGTTACTAGACAGAGCTTTAGGCTTCACCCTTGAACTGATACGATGttactagagagagagagagagctttgtgttgatggaaaaaaaaatagtaacttTCGATTCATTAATATGGTTCTTGTTGGTGAGCTTTAAGTGACAACTCTTTTGGTATGGGTTGCTGCTATACAGCTATAGAGGAGCTTggatacattttttttgaagttttttggTATTCGTAGCTAGAAAATTCGAAATGAAGTGAGGAGGAGGATACATGGTACTTATATTGTTTTCAGTATTCTCTGATGAACGCCAATTATATAGTTTGTGTGTCATGAGACATGGAGTTTTGTCTTTCTTTAGTGCCAACCGTAGTAGatatgttctttttcttttgcataaTTTTAACTGATGTTATAATTTGATCTTCGTTCTTATCTGTTAGGATGTTAGTTCCCATCtaagttgttttttcttttcttcttatggCAGCCGGTTCTTGCAGTGTAGAGGGCCATATGCTAAAAGACGGCATCCCTCGGTAGATTCCACTGTTGTATCTAAGATGCGACAATGTCTAGAAAAAGGCATTGAGTTTCAGGGAGAGTTGTTGAACTTCAGGAAAGACGGGTCTCCTTTGATGAACAAGCTGCGTCTTGTCCCCATCCGTGAAGATGACGAGATCACTCATTTCATAGGCATTCTCTCCTTCACAGATTCTGATATCAATCTCAGCCCCTTTCCTGACTTGTCTGCGAAAGAAATTCCAAGAAGGTCTCGCTCATTCTCCTCTGCTTTACCAACCGGAGAGCGTAATGTTTCTCGTGGACTGTGTGGGATATTCGAGCTGAGTGATGAGGTAATAGCTCTCAAGATACTGTCACAGTTGGCTCCCTCTGATATTGCATCCGTTGGTTGTGTGTGTCGCCGGCTGAATGAGGTTACAAAGAATGATGATGTGTGGAGAATGGTTTGTCAAAACACTTGGGGGACGGAGGCTACACGTGTTCTCGAGAGTATCCCCGGTGAAAAGAGGATTGGATGGGTGCGATTGGCTCGAGAGTTTACCACACATGAAGCGAATGCGTGGAGGAAGTTTACGTTTGGAGGTACTGTTGAGCCTTCCCGGTGTAACTTCAGCGCCTGTGCGGTTGGGAATAAGATAGTTATCTTTGGCGGGGAAGGTGTGAATATGCAACCGATGAATGATACATTTGTGTTGGACCTTGGCTCTAGTAGTCCTCAGTGGAAATCCGTTTTGGTTAACTCTCCTCCTCCTGGTCGCTGGGGTCACACCCTGTCTTGTGTCAACGGATCCCATTTAGTAGTCTTTGGAGGTTACGGGATCCATGGATTACTGAATGATGTCTTCTTACTAGACCTTGATGCAGACCCTCCTACATGGAGAGAAGTATCCGGTTTGGCTCCTCCAATACCGAGATCATGGCATAGCTCGTGTACGCTCGATGGAACTAAGTTGATTGTATCTGGTGGTTGTGCTGATTCAGGAGCTCTGCTTAACGATACATTCTTGCTTGACCTTTCCATGGATACACCAACTTGGAGGGAGATACCTGTTCCATGGTCTCCTCCATCTCGCCTCGGACATACCTTAACCGTCTATGGTGACCGCAAGATTCTTATGTTTGGTGGTCTTGCGAAATTGGGAACTTTGAGATTCCGGTCCAACGATGTATTCACGATGGATCTTAGCAACGATGAACCGTGCTGGAGACCAGTGATTGGGTATGGATCTAGCCTTCCAGGAGGCATGGCAGCTCCACCACCGAGGCTAGATCATGTGGCGGTTAGCCTTCCCGGTGGGAGAGTCTTGATATTTGGTGGTTCAGTTGCAGGGCTTGCCTCAGCTTCTCAGCTTTATCTTCTTGATCCTGCAGAGGATAATCCAGCGTGGAGGATACTGAGTGTTAAGGGAAGTCCACCACGGTTTGCTTGGGGACACACCACTTGTGTGATCGGAGGAACTAGGTTGGTCATCTTAGGTGGTCAAACGGGTGAAGAGTGGATGCTAAATGAAGCTCATGAACTGCTGTTAGCTACCTCTTCTACTGCAATCACCTCATCAAGACATGAAGAGAAGAGGGTCCTGTAGAtgcttttttttatcaaaatggAAACTCAGATGTTCGTAGAATCAATACATGGTGAGTTTGTTGATATTAGATAAATATGGTGCCGGTTTTATGTTGTATAAagctataaatttattttcatgtatttAGAAATGTAGTGGGAGCTAtgggtttttatattttaatggatTCAAAAATTCTTTTTGGATTTGTAAATCTTTGATCCGCACTCCTGTGCGagtgttttatttaatttgtctTCAAAGTAAATTCATAAACTgtggattttataaaaaattctatatatatttttatgttttatagtttacatatatagtacaatatattattttatagtataaatgtttaataataatctttttaaagaagtaGGGGTGATTGATTGAGTTGTAACTAgtgattttagttttaatttttatctacaACCACTTAAATTATCAATCATGCTTTAACTAGTTTATAAAGATAaagtcaataaaataaaaaatggttgtagaaatcttaatttctaaagcaaaaaaatatgGCTTTAggaatttatttcatttttaaagtaTTGCTGTaggaatatatttatttttttatcatttctcatatttaatttttacagcTACGTTACATACAACTACATTAGATACAGCAACATCAAAAACTTCTTCAATCTAGATTCTACAATAAATTTTTTACAGCTACAATCCAACCAATTGGTCCTAATAATAGTTTTTtgtttgtacataatattatattaaaaattttataacttgatgcaatttgatgtaaattgtactattcatatattaatttttgtttttattaatttattttaaaatgaagcaacatactaaaatttttaattgtttgcattagtttctatgaattattattaattttataatatttctgaAAATTAAATTCTCGAATTATATTTGACttaactaaataaggtaatactgaattttaaatttgttttgtataatcTATACtaaatatttcagtttgtgtttttagtttcaccacaaaaaaacaataatcattgtaattaattaatttaaatttatttaaaatgcaTTGGTAGAATCTTTAACtaatagaaaaaacaaaataaagtactgaatttattgtaaattcaatggttaaatatgtaaataaaagaaagtacttAATCTGCtatcatgtttccaaacagttTTCATTTATGCTACTATCCATATTTTCAAACAGTATCAAaaatacttcaattttaataatatagataaatcAATTAGTACAAATCAATCAAATAGATTTACCTAATGTTtagtattataataaaatattaatcatgtgttttattatttaacttGTCACATGGGAGTATCAATTCCCATATACTGTATTTGTTGATATTGTCTCTCTCAATTGATTGACATTTTCCTTCTGgtataaactaaatttatatcATGGAATCAACTTGATCATGAGTTCATTGCTTTCATGGATTAGAAATGCAGTGGGAGTTATGGGTTTTTATagtataactagattttgacatgCGTTTAAAAAGcgtatgtatttttttgttgaccgtaaaaccaaatattaaatgaatttataactattattagatatctataatatttaaaagctgttctattattattatttcagtTCGTTATAATGTTTTCATTGAGTTTTCATATCCGAATCAGACTTGTGGTCGAACCGATAGATCCAGTTACTCGTATATAGTGAGAGTAggatataataaaacaaataaggtaaaaataacttaaaatcaAAAAGACCGTTATTAATccattaaaaagaatataaatttgatatttgttttagatttttgatatatcaatatatatttgacTTGcataagaattatttttttgtacgTAAACTTTGATCACGCATTTGCGTTATTTGTAATTTGTCGAAATCTATTTGAAGATTAAAACGAGGtatgtttattattaaataaaaaatgttattaaatttatttgcaAGTACATTAACTATCAAACTACCCAAATATATAACcaattattaacttttttttgaaattttattgatagtatctatattgttaaaataatgTTCTATTTACATGTATTCGtgtataaaatgttatatccaAATAATGTTTTGTTTACATGTATTTTACAAATAAGGAGGTTTGTAGCATATAAGCTATGGTGTATTAGATCTTTAATACAAACATATTTGAAGTATAATGGAGGCATTagtttaatagtatagataagtTACAGGTTTTGAAAATCAAAAGTGGGTCAAATAATTTATCTAGTTTtgggtcgacaaaaaaaatatttcctccgtttcgaattatatgtcgttttagagcaaaatttttgtttcaaaataagtgtcgttttatgatttcaatgtaaaatttattgattttttattctaagctatttttctattgattgaAAACtagttaggtgtattggtaatgatgtttttatctagtaaatatacaaaattaaatattttattaatctgtgtgtcgAAGTCTAGaatgacaaataaaatgaaatggaGGGAATATGTAGTTTTGTAGTCGATGGTCTacgaatttttaaaattattcagtTATGAATTAGTGTAACCGGTTTTATGGTTACAGTGAAAACTGGAGACATTAGTAACGTTTAATATTGGTAACATGCTGTTATAATATATAggaaagataaaaatataataataggaAAGAGGACAGTAAATTTTCATAGGTAGATTTTCTAGGACTCcttcctttttaataatatagatatattattataaactcATTCATTTTTGCCCGCTGTAGTCTGATCATTTTTCATTGACTCATTTTAAGGCTCTTTAATTGATAGAACAATTTAtgcttttatatatagtttatcaTTATATAGCACTGAGAAAATAATTTCAgtaaacatttataaacaattataaatataaatgtataagaAATAAGCATtgatatgatttataaattgtattaatatcCACACATATGTTAACATCCACTTAGTTAATAGTATtgtagaaaattaaaaagtatatttttcgaaaattgttaatttttaaattccAGTTGAAACAATACATTACATGATAGCAAAAAGTAATGGTAAAATATACATTTCACCAGTGAAAAATATTTGTTGACCAACAAAGCTatcaatgtaaaaatatatgagATTCATTTAAGGGGAAAATCATTTAATATTTCAAGACAAGATAACTTACAATTCATATCAAATCAGCTTACCATTAACTAAAATATCTGTTTTGATTTGTGTCTAACAATAATCGAAAGtgtctttaaattaatatatctatactattaaagtacaagcacatttgaatttttactctgtttacccctattaaagaggttttcttttgtattcattaatggcattttggacattttgcattggtttcttttttaattgtttttggtttgtcattaaccaccggtttcctaattcaattttggtatgtgattattacgtgtttgatactgcatcattttaatatttttccaaccggacatgtttgaaactgcatcgttttttctcaaactatttattggtttggttttaaaccgctttttcctaaatataatcccaactatctaacaaaaattatttataaaaaaataaaaattgtttattggttcaaccagtggttcaaccggtaactgaatttcgattttagtagtttttattggatttttaaattttgttttttttttcaaacccgaactaaatttatctttgatcaaccggtaatccgttcaaccgcaggtctcaatcgaatttcaaaacaccgatcaaaactataaaactgttatattgatttatatttaaaatatctaattcaaaattaaaaacctaaaaatacatgtataatatagttttaccgaacataaatctggatataaaatacatatatgagacggattatataaatacatatacaagacggattatgtaaatgtgattatataaaattttcaccaaacataaacccgcgctttcaaagcgcgggtcaaaatctagtatctatattattaaaagagaagtacccatataaattgcccttaatttttaaaagttatttacactactatgccactgagaattaaataagctacctattttaatgtttgtctttttcagttgatTTAATGTGAtgtcctaatataaattaagttacctattttaatgtttgtctttttcagttgagttaatgtgttgtccaaatataaaatttaactttcctTCTCTgttaaatcaatttcgaaattatttataattttattaattgctgtcttttcagtttaataaatacatttattaattctaaatttaccacatttaataataataaaaatcgcaTATGGTATGGTATGAAAATTATTGTGCCAtcactatcttttaatattcgaactaaaccaattttatgttaagtttaagtttttgcatacattattcaaatttatttttttatttactttatattttaagaatatttttttaaacaatttaaatgagttatcatataaatgttagatttatttaggtgatctccagtgtcggtgatacattttacgttaaacgcaaaattattaaattacttaatttagtactattacatttacaaatataacatttagtacacacacaaattaaaatttaaaattaaataccgagtgagattattttcttaacaaatttatattaatagaaattccaaatatttggaatttgaAAGCATTATGTTCCACACATATACTGTTTTAATTATGataattgaatttatattagaatattttactaaattttaattttaatttttttataactgccaaaaattagtttttgatctaaatttatgatcaagtattacaaatatatcatttaatacaaacaaaaaaactaaaacataaaataaatacccgtgcggtcgcacgggtcaagatctagttaccATTAAATCATGTAAACCCCTATGCCATAATATGAAACATAAGTTGTccaattagtataattttttcagTAATCCCAATTAAACCCCTAATCTAAACCTAAAACGAGTTTTGTAACCGGTCGTCTTCTTCCCCCCAAactttttgttcatttttttttgtctcttctttcaaacaacCGCGACCGTATGAACCTTTTTTCTGACCAAACAGGAAATTAGTAACAGTCTTGACACGAGCCAACCTTAGACTAGCCTATTTAACTTGGTTTGGACTTTTGTTAATTATCAGAAACATTCATCAgatcaagaaaaaaacaatcaacCATTTAttcgtttattttattttattttattttctgttctTTTGTACACATTGTAACTGTGAGAAGAAAATGGTACAGAGGTCAAGTAAACAGTAGATATAATATCTGTATTTTGGGTATATATTTTGAGTGTACCAGACACATATCTGACACGTACGCATCTTCTTCCCAAGAAATTCAAGTTTTTGGggtagttttaaaaaaaaattgtagaaatcGTGTGTGATGAAAGAacactatttaaaaaaataatttaggaAATACAAAAGTTATAGAAATTATAGATTTACAATAtattctcaacagattttgGAGAGATTTATGGAAAAAATACAATTCGAATTTGGCAGAATACACATTCTAATGTCGGTAGAAGTTAGAAAAACTGTAGATTATGTAATCCAGTTGCGGTAGAATAAAGTATCTTGGTAGATAAAGCAATCATACTTTCGTAGAGTATAGGTAAATAGGCAGATTTCGTGATTATGTGTCCGTagatatattagaaaataaagttAATGAAATCTACCGTAATTCAGAAATTAGGAAAATGGCAGCTGATTTATTCTACGAAGGTAGAATTGTATTTTTCGGTAAGTATTATGTTCTACGAGCTGTAGATATCTATGTTGTTAACCGATTATACAATCTACCAGCCGTAGATAGTAGATTATGTTTTCTACCATCCGtagatcaaaaaataaaattgtgaaatactaatatttagttaaccaacatattttcatatgattttttcttgtttatgtacattttgaatatttttccatatttttctgactcttaaaataattgatatgaatttttaaagttGATCAGGGGTATATGAGTCAAAAACGGACCAAAAAGAAATTTATGGCAAGGGGACAATGTGGTTGtttttttgttccgttttggcaattttttcttaaatcattCATTTTTGCCAGATATAGTCTGATCATTTTCATTGACTCATTTTAAGGTTCCTTGATTGATAGAACgatttatacttttatatatagtttatcaTTATGTAGCACTGAGAAAATAGTTTCATAATATCATTTGAAAGATTATCAATTATCTTGTTAAGTAGAAACTCAAAGTGAAAACACAAAATGAAAAACAGTTGTCCAATTCTTGGTCCCCAATGTGACCTCTGTGATTGTTCTGGTAGGGGATGCCAGTCTCATTTCCCAGGTAATGTTCATGTATCTTCTATAGTATTTCTACTCATGATAGTCAACCATTTGGTTTAGCATATCACACCGTAGTTTCAATTAGTATTTGTGTTCCAAATC is a genomic window containing:
- the LOC108805741 gene encoding adagio protein 2, yielding MEWDSDSDLSDGDEAGWFGGDNGPIPFPEISLPKTAPYGFVVSDALEPDQPIIYVNTVFEIVTGYRAEEVIGRNCRFLQCRGPYAKRRHPSVDSTVVSKMRQCLEKGIEFQGELLNFRKDGSPLMNKLRLVPIREDDEITHFIGILSFTDSDINLSPFPDLSAKEIPRRSRSFSSALPTGERNVSRGLCGIFELSDEVIALKILSQLAPSDIASVGCVCRRLNEVTKNDDVWRMVCQNTWGTEATRVLESIPGEKRIGWVRLAREFTTHEANAWRKFTFGGTVEPSRCNFSACAVGNKIVIFGGEGVNMQPMNDTFVLDLGSSSPQWKSVLVNSPPPGRWGHTLSCVNGSHLVVFGGYGIHGLLNDVFLLDLDADPPTWREVSGLAPPIPRSWHSSCTLDGTKLIVSGGCADSGALLNDTFLLDLSMDTPTWREIPVPWSPPSRLGHTLTVYGDRKILMFGGLAKLGTLRFRSNDVFTMDLSNDEPCWRPVIGYGSSLPGGMAAPPPRLDHVAVSLPGGRVLIFGGSVAGLASASQLYLLDPAEDNPAWRILSVKGSPPRFAWGHTTCVIGGTRLVILGGQTGEEWMLNEAHELLLATSSTAITSSRHEEKRVL